Proteins encoded within one genomic window of Arachis ipaensis cultivar K30076 chromosome B08, Araip1.1, whole genome shotgun sequence:
- the LOC107610558 gene encoding TMV resistance protein N-like isoform X1 — protein MERISTKPPRRICKYDVFISFRGADTRNTFVDHLYNHLIRKGIFTFKDDKTLEQGQPISSQLMQAIRDSRVSIVVFSKEYPTSTWCLDEMAAIVDCQREFNQAILPVFYDVDPSHVRKQNGVYHDAFISHSRRQQLAKVRRWKSAMTTLANSVGWDVRNKPEFKEVENIVQKIVKTLNHKFSGFADDLIGMQPRVEELEKLLKLRSEDDGFRVLGLWGMGGVGKTTHATALYDRISYQFDASCFVENVSKLYKDGGAMAIQKQILHEALEVKRLDTYSPSEISGIIINRLHSIKILVVLDNVDHLKQLEELAINPKLLCEGSRMIITTRDEHILKAYGADEVHNVPLLSDKEAHELFSRKAFKREGPSNNCEELIPEVLKYAQRHPLTIRVLGSFLCSRNATQWKDALDRLRNNLEDEIANVLRISYEGLKFEEKEIFLHIACFFRGEREDYVKRILDSLGLYPHIGISVIAEKSLITIRNQEIHMHEMLQELGKKIVREKYPQEPGSWSRLWSYKDFHHVLMSETGTNEIKAVVVDIKEDISDCNQMVEGLSKMKDLKLLIVHQKNYHSESRLKSLSSCILHYLSSHGYPFPSLPSLFHPSESKLKCLSSCLKYLSWHGYPFPSLPSVFHPSESLVEMNLSGSSIQSLWEGRKTFFRLTILDLSNSKKLMETPNFEWCTSLKRLNFSGCTNLQHVHPSIGLLARLVYLNLRDCSSLVTLYFGGDECKLSSLIVLHLSGCTKLKTTPDFSGLLNLEYLDLEQCTSLAKLHESLWALGKLRSLSLRSCLGLKEGPNDISWMTSLQTLDFQGCSNLWKLQFILNKYERSKLHQTLGRSIISPRISKALTFLDLGFCNLGKVPVDIGELKGLERLNLQGNKFNSLPSTIESLSSLAYLNLEHCFNLSSLPTLPFVDNSSGGRYFKTISGSRNQGSGLYMLYSPIVDIQCCLNWAFVWLTRLIKQPCHFRCGFDIVIPESSFPWWFNRLFVGGLTIRIVDSNNIDDNWIGFTFCVAFCVTDPSAITGSSHNRLSTSLASPFYLSFESEQAEETFCMPCRLDFKGGSQPPKTQNLEHVWIIYISRPHCHFVKTGANITFKACPGIEMRKWGLRMVFKQDIEIIQRKSQYQLESSMFVYPSEILLQDHGLVIEEVPESNNSSIGPKIQLPYNWYVTDEEEKENLEAKSKEINLANIGL, from the exons ATGGAAAGAATCAGCACCAAACCACCTCGGCGAATTTGCAAATACGATGTGTTCATCAGTTTCAGAGGTGCCGACACCCGCAATACCTTCGTTGATCATCTCTACAATCACCTCATCCGAAAAGGCATCTTCACCTTCAAGGATGACAAGACGCTGGAGCAAGGTCAACCCATTTCATCTCAGCTCATGCAGGCAATTAGGGATTCACGGGTTTCCATTGTTGTCTTCTCAAAGGAGTACCCCACCTCCACTTGGTGTTTAGACGAAATGGCTGCTATTGTTGACTGCCAGAGAGAGTTCAATCAAGCTATCTTGCCCGTTTTCTATGATGTGGATCCTTCTCATGTGCGCAAACAGAACGGTGTGTACCACGATGCTTTTATTTCCCATTCACGGAGACAACAGCTAGCTAAGGTCCGTCGCTGGAAGAGTGCTATGACGACTTTGGCAAATTCTGTTGGTTGGGATGTTAGAAATAA GCCAGAGTTCAAAGAGGTTGAAAATATTGTTCAGAAAATAGTGAAAACATTGAATCATAAATTCTCTGGGTTTGCTGATGACTTGATTGGGATGCAACCTCGTGTGGAAGAATTGGAAAAGCTTCTCAAGTTAAGATCAGAAGATGATGGCTTTCGAGTTTTAGGATTATGGGGGATGGGCGGTGTAGGAAAGACAACTCATGCTACAGCCTTATATGATAGAATCTCTTATCAATTTGATGCTTCTTGTTTTGTTGAGAATGTGAGCAAACTTTACAAGGATGGTGGTGCTATGGCCATACAAAAACAAATTCTTCACGAAGCTTTGGAGGTAAAAAGATTAGATACTTACAGTCCTTCTGAGATATCTGGGATTATAATAAATAGGCTACACAGTATAAAGATCCTTGTTGTGTTGGACAATGTTGATCACCTAAAGCAATTAGAAGAGTTGGCTATCAATCCTAAATTACTTTGTGAAGGGAGTAGAATGATAATAACCACCAGGGATGAGCATATTTTAAAAGCGTATGGAGCCGATGAAGTTCACAATGTTCCCCTGTTGAGTGATAAAGAAGCTCATGAGCTGTTTAGTAGAAAAGCCTTCAAGAGAGAGGGTCCAAGTAACAATTGTGAGGAGCTGATTCCTGAAGTACTTAAATACGCTCAAAGACATCCACTGACAATTAGAGTGCTGGGTTCTTTCTTGTGTTCCCGCAATGCTACCCAATGGAAAGATGCTTTGGATAGATTAAGGAATAATCTAGAAGACGAAATTGCAAATGTGCTTCGGATAAGTTATGAGGGGTTAAAATTTGAGGAGAAAGAAATATTTCTGCACATTGCTTGTTTTTTCAGAGGGGAGAGGGAGGATTATGTAAAGCGAATACTAGATTCTCTTGGATTATATCCTCATATTGGAATTTCAGTTATTGCGGAGAAATCACTCATAACCATTAGAAACCAAGAAATTCATATGCACGAAATGCTGCAAGAGTTGGGAAAGAAAATTGTTCGGGAGAAATATCCTCAAGAACCTGGATCATGGAGTAGATTATGGAGTTACAAGGATTTCCATCATGTCTTGATGTCAGAAACG GGAACAAATGAGATTAAAGCCGTAGTGGTTGATATAAAAGAGGATATCAGCGATTGCAATCAGATGGTTGAAGGGTTGTCCAAAATGAAGGATCTCAAGCTGCTCATTGTACATCAAAAGAACTACCATTCAGAAAGTAGACTCAAATCTCTTTCTAGTTGTATTTTGCATTATCTTTCATCGCATGGTTACCCTTTCCCTTCTTTGCCATCACTGTTTCACCCTTCAGAAAGTAAACTCAAATGTCTTTCTAGTTGTCTGAAGTATCTTTCATGGCATGGTTACCCTTTTCCTTCTTTGCCATCAGTGTTTCACCCTTCAGAAAGTCTCGTTGAAATGAATTTGTCTGGTAGCAGTATCCAAAGCCTATGGGAAGGCCGCAAG ACATTTTTTCGCCTGACAATATTAGATTTGAGCAACTCGAAAAAGCTTATGGAAACGCCAAATTTTGAATGGTGCACAAGTCTTAAGCGATTAAATTTTTCAGGATGCACAAACCTACAACATGTTCACCCTTCAATTGGCCTTCTTGCACGACTTGTCTACTTGAATTTGCGGGATTGTAGTAGTTTGGTTACCCTCTACTTTGGCGGTGATGAATGCAAGTTAAGTTCTCTCATAGTTCTACATCTCTCAGGCTGTACAAAATTGAAAACTACGCCAGATTTTTCAGGGCTCTTAAATCTAGAATATCTTGATCTTGAACAATGTACAAGTTTGGCTAAATTGCATGAATCTCTCTGGGCCCTTGGAAAACTTAGATCTTTGAGTTTGAGAAGTTGTCTAGGGCTGAAGGAGGGACCCAATGATATCAGTTGGATGACATCTCTTCAAACTCTAGATTTTCAGGGGTGCTCAAACCTTTGGAAACTTCAGTTTATTTTGAACAAATATGAAAGATCCAAACTTCATCAAACTCTTGGCAGGTCCATCATTTCTCCTCGGATTTCGAAAGCTTTGACATTTTTAGATCTTGGCTTTTGCAATCTAGGGAAAGTCCCTGTTGATATCGGAGAATTAAAGGGGTTAGAAAGACTGAATTTACAGGGTAACAAATTCAATAGTTTACCCAGTACCATTGAGAGTCTTTCCAGCCTAGCATATTTGAACTTGGAGCATTGCTTTAATCTTTCTTCATTGCCTACACTCCCATTTGTCGATAACTCATCAGGAGGACGATATTTTAAAACAATATCTGGATCAAGGAATCAGGGTTCAGGACTATATATGCTTTATTCTCCCATAGTTGATATACAGTGTTGTCTAAATTGGGCATTTGTCTGGCTAACAAGATTAATTAAG CAACCTTGTCATTTCAGGTGTGGCTTTGACATTGTTATACCCGAGAGTAGTTTTCCATGGTGGTTCAATCGTTTATTTGTGGGTGGATTAACAATAAGGATAGTGGACTCTAATAATATAGATGACAATTGGATAGGCTTTACCTTTTGTGTAGCATTTTGTGTAACCGATCCTTCAGCGATTACTGGTTCTTCTCATAACCGGTTGTCCACATCATTGGCGAGtccattttatctttcttttgaaAGTGAACAGGCAGAAGAAACCTTCTGTATGCCATGTCGTTTAGACTTCAAAGGTGGGTCCCAACCTCCTAAGACCCAAAACTTAGAACATGTCTGGATTATCTATATTTCTCGGCCACACTGCCATTTTGTGAAAACAGGAGCCAATATCACATTTAAAGCCTGCCCAGGCATTGAGATGAGGAAATGGGGACTGCGCATGGTATTCAAGCAAGATATAGAAATAATTCAAAGAAAATCACAATATCAGCTGGAATCCTCCATGTTTGTGTATCCGTCTGAAATCCTACTTCAAGATCATGGGTTGGTTATTGAGGAAGTGCCTGAAAGCAACAACAGTAGCATTGGGCCTAAAATCCAGCTTCCTTACAATTGGTATGTAACTGATGAGGAGGAAAAGGAGAATCTAGAAGCCAAAAGCAAAGAAATTAATCTCGCAAATATTGGCCTTTAA
- the LOC107610558 gene encoding TMV resistance protein N-like isoform X2 has translation MERISTKPPRRICKYDVFISFRGADTRNTFVDHLYNHLIRKGIFTFKDDKTLEQGQPISSQLMQAIRDSRVSIVVFSKEYPTSTWCLDEMAAIVDCQREFNQAILPVFYDVDPSHVRKQNGVYHDAFISHSRRQQLAKVRRWKSAMTTLANSVGWDVRNKPEFKEVENIVQKIVKTLNHKFSGFADDLIGMQPRVEELEKLLKLRSEDDGFRVLGLWGMGGVGKTTHATALYDRISYQFDASCFVENVSKLYKDGGAMAIQKQILHEALEVKRLDTYSPSEISGIIINRLHSIKILVVLDNVDHLKQLEELAINPKLLCEGSRMIITTRDEHILKAYGADEVHNVPLLSDKEAHELFSRKAFKREGPSNNCEELIPEVLKYAQRHPLTIRVLGSFLCSRNATQWKDALDRLRNNLEDEIANVLRISYEGLKFEEKEIFLHIACFFRGEREDYVKRILDSLGLYPHIGISVIAEKSLITIRNQEIHMHEMLQELGKKIVREKYPQEPGSWSRLWSYKDFHHVLMSETGTNEIKAVVVDIKEDISDCNQMVEGLSKMKDLKLLIVHQKNYHSESRLKSLSSCLKYLSWHGYPFPSLPSVFHPSESLVEMNLSGSSIQSLWEGRKTFFRLTILDLSNSKKLMETPNFEWCTSLKRLNFSGCTNLQHVHPSIGLLARLVYLNLRDCSSLVTLYFGGDECKLSSLIVLHLSGCTKLKTTPDFSGLLNLEYLDLEQCTSLAKLHESLWALGKLRSLSLRSCLGLKEGPNDISWMTSLQTLDFQGCSNLWKLQFILNKYERSKLHQTLGRSIISPRISKALTFLDLGFCNLGKVPVDIGELKGLERLNLQGNKFNSLPSTIESLSSLAYLNLEHCFNLSSLPTLPFVDNSSGGRYFKTISGSRNQGSGLYMLYSPIVDIQCCLNWAFVWLTRLIKQPCHFRCGFDIVIPESSFPWWFNRLFVGGLTIRIVDSNNIDDNWIGFTFCVAFCVTDPSAITGSSHNRLSTSLASPFYLSFESEQAEETFCMPCRLDFKGGSQPPKTQNLEHVWIIYISRPHCHFVKTGANITFKACPGIEMRKWGLRMVFKQDIEIIQRKSQYQLESSMFVYPSEILLQDHGLVIEEVPESNNSSIGPKIQLPYNWYVTDEEEKENLEAKSKEINLANIGL, from the exons ATGGAAAGAATCAGCACCAAACCACCTCGGCGAATTTGCAAATACGATGTGTTCATCAGTTTCAGAGGTGCCGACACCCGCAATACCTTCGTTGATCATCTCTACAATCACCTCATCCGAAAAGGCATCTTCACCTTCAAGGATGACAAGACGCTGGAGCAAGGTCAACCCATTTCATCTCAGCTCATGCAGGCAATTAGGGATTCACGGGTTTCCATTGTTGTCTTCTCAAAGGAGTACCCCACCTCCACTTGGTGTTTAGACGAAATGGCTGCTATTGTTGACTGCCAGAGAGAGTTCAATCAAGCTATCTTGCCCGTTTTCTATGATGTGGATCCTTCTCATGTGCGCAAACAGAACGGTGTGTACCACGATGCTTTTATTTCCCATTCACGGAGACAACAGCTAGCTAAGGTCCGTCGCTGGAAGAGTGCTATGACGACTTTGGCAAATTCTGTTGGTTGGGATGTTAGAAATAA GCCAGAGTTCAAAGAGGTTGAAAATATTGTTCAGAAAATAGTGAAAACATTGAATCATAAATTCTCTGGGTTTGCTGATGACTTGATTGGGATGCAACCTCGTGTGGAAGAATTGGAAAAGCTTCTCAAGTTAAGATCAGAAGATGATGGCTTTCGAGTTTTAGGATTATGGGGGATGGGCGGTGTAGGAAAGACAACTCATGCTACAGCCTTATATGATAGAATCTCTTATCAATTTGATGCTTCTTGTTTTGTTGAGAATGTGAGCAAACTTTACAAGGATGGTGGTGCTATGGCCATACAAAAACAAATTCTTCACGAAGCTTTGGAGGTAAAAAGATTAGATACTTACAGTCCTTCTGAGATATCTGGGATTATAATAAATAGGCTACACAGTATAAAGATCCTTGTTGTGTTGGACAATGTTGATCACCTAAAGCAATTAGAAGAGTTGGCTATCAATCCTAAATTACTTTGTGAAGGGAGTAGAATGATAATAACCACCAGGGATGAGCATATTTTAAAAGCGTATGGAGCCGATGAAGTTCACAATGTTCCCCTGTTGAGTGATAAAGAAGCTCATGAGCTGTTTAGTAGAAAAGCCTTCAAGAGAGAGGGTCCAAGTAACAATTGTGAGGAGCTGATTCCTGAAGTACTTAAATACGCTCAAAGACATCCACTGACAATTAGAGTGCTGGGTTCTTTCTTGTGTTCCCGCAATGCTACCCAATGGAAAGATGCTTTGGATAGATTAAGGAATAATCTAGAAGACGAAATTGCAAATGTGCTTCGGATAAGTTATGAGGGGTTAAAATTTGAGGAGAAAGAAATATTTCTGCACATTGCTTGTTTTTTCAGAGGGGAGAGGGAGGATTATGTAAAGCGAATACTAGATTCTCTTGGATTATATCCTCATATTGGAATTTCAGTTATTGCGGAGAAATCACTCATAACCATTAGAAACCAAGAAATTCATATGCACGAAATGCTGCAAGAGTTGGGAAAGAAAATTGTTCGGGAGAAATATCCTCAAGAACCTGGATCATGGAGTAGATTATGGAGTTACAAGGATTTCCATCATGTCTTGATGTCAGAAACG GGAACAAATGAGATTAAAGCCGTAGTGGTTGATATAAAAGAGGATATCAGCGATTGCAATCAGATGGTTGAAGGGTTGTCCAAAATGAAGGATCTCAAGCTGCTCATTGTACATCAAAAGAACTACCATTCAGAAAGTAGACTCAAATCTCTTTCTAG TTGTCTGAAGTATCTTTCATGGCATGGTTACCCTTTTCCTTCTTTGCCATCAGTGTTTCACCCTTCAGAAAGTCTCGTTGAAATGAATTTGTCTGGTAGCAGTATCCAAAGCCTATGGGAAGGCCGCAAG ACATTTTTTCGCCTGACAATATTAGATTTGAGCAACTCGAAAAAGCTTATGGAAACGCCAAATTTTGAATGGTGCACAAGTCTTAAGCGATTAAATTTTTCAGGATGCACAAACCTACAACATGTTCACCCTTCAATTGGCCTTCTTGCACGACTTGTCTACTTGAATTTGCGGGATTGTAGTAGTTTGGTTACCCTCTACTTTGGCGGTGATGAATGCAAGTTAAGTTCTCTCATAGTTCTACATCTCTCAGGCTGTACAAAATTGAAAACTACGCCAGATTTTTCAGGGCTCTTAAATCTAGAATATCTTGATCTTGAACAATGTACAAGTTTGGCTAAATTGCATGAATCTCTCTGGGCCCTTGGAAAACTTAGATCTTTGAGTTTGAGAAGTTGTCTAGGGCTGAAGGAGGGACCCAATGATATCAGTTGGATGACATCTCTTCAAACTCTAGATTTTCAGGGGTGCTCAAACCTTTGGAAACTTCAGTTTATTTTGAACAAATATGAAAGATCCAAACTTCATCAAACTCTTGGCAGGTCCATCATTTCTCCTCGGATTTCGAAAGCTTTGACATTTTTAGATCTTGGCTTTTGCAATCTAGGGAAAGTCCCTGTTGATATCGGAGAATTAAAGGGGTTAGAAAGACTGAATTTACAGGGTAACAAATTCAATAGTTTACCCAGTACCATTGAGAGTCTTTCCAGCCTAGCATATTTGAACTTGGAGCATTGCTTTAATCTTTCTTCATTGCCTACACTCCCATTTGTCGATAACTCATCAGGAGGACGATATTTTAAAACAATATCTGGATCAAGGAATCAGGGTTCAGGACTATATATGCTTTATTCTCCCATAGTTGATATACAGTGTTGTCTAAATTGGGCATTTGTCTGGCTAACAAGATTAATTAAG CAACCTTGTCATTTCAGGTGTGGCTTTGACATTGTTATACCCGAGAGTAGTTTTCCATGGTGGTTCAATCGTTTATTTGTGGGTGGATTAACAATAAGGATAGTGGACTCTAATAATATAGATGACAATTGGATAGGCTTTACCTTTTGTGTAGCATTTTGTGTAACCGATCCTTCAGCGATTACTGGTTCTTCTCATAACCGGTTGTCCACATCATTGGCGAGtccattttatctttcttttgaaAGTGAACAGGCAGAAGAAACCTTCTGTATGCCATGTCGTTTAGACTTCAAAGGTGGGTCCCAACCTCCTAAGACCCAAAACTTAGAACATGTCTGGATTATCTATATTTCTCGGCCACACTGCCATTTTGTGAAAACAGGAGCCAATATCACATTTAAAGCCTGCCCAGGCATTGAGATGAGGAAATGGGGACTGCGCATGGTATTCAAGCAAGATATAGAAATAATTCAAAGAAAATCACAATATCAGCTGGAATCCTCCATGTTTGTGTATCCGTCTGAAATCCTACTTCAAGATCATGGGTTGGTTATTGAGGAAGTGCCTGAAAGCAACAACAGTAGCATTGGGCCTAAAATCCAGCTTCCTTACAATTGGTATGTAACTGATGAGGAGGAAAAGGAGAATCTAGAAGCCAAAAGCAAAGAAATTAATCTCGCAAATATTGGCCTTTAA